The stretch of DNA TTTAAGGAATATTTAAATTGTACACAAAGTATTGATTCATATAATCCATCTCCAGGTGGATTGTACAATGGGCCTTGGTCCCATAAGCAACACTGAATATGTTCAATTCCTCTATTGTCCATATTTACAAATGACAACATTTTTTCATTACTGCAGAAACTGTATTATTACTGCTAAGGATGACATTTTTGTCTTGGCCTCGGAGTAACGATTGGCCCTTGAAATTTTGTTCTTTATTCTcaaaacacatgcatacatggTCCAGTAAGGAAGCATAATTAGGGCTAAGTATTTCCTTTAATGTAAAATGTTGTTTTCCAGGTTCATATCCACAGCAGGCTGTGTACCCTCAGCAGAGCACTGCACCTGTATACCCTCCTGCTATGCAAATGTCACCTCAGGCACCTCCTTACACAGACACACCACCTGCATATTCTGAGGTAACCATTGCATATTTAAGTCCAGTGATGGGAAGAGTTAATACTTAAGGttgtaaaaaaatacataaattaattaattaattaataataataataatctcttcTCCCATTTTCTGTGTCTCCAGATATACCAGCCCAGATATGTGCTTCCACCTCAGGTGCCTGGACAGGTGCCTCAGATGTCCTCTCCCTATCCTGGTGctcaggtgtatatgcccatgcAGCCACCTATGCCAGTTGGGCCAGTGGGTCAGAATGTCCCCATGGCTTATTATCCAATGGGAGCCGTTTACCCACCTGGTTCAACAGTGATGGTGGAGAGCGGCTTTGATGCTGGTGCTCGCTTCACAGCCGGCAGCAGTGTTTCCATCCCAGTGGGTATCCATCCTGAGAAGGCAAAACCACCTTAATTGAGATGCATTTTAAAGTTAAGGAACTCTTTAACTATATTTGTGCTTGTTTCTCTCCTTTATTAGCCCCCACCGCCTGGACACCCCCCCAATGCCGCTCAGCTGGCTGCCATGCAAGGTGCCAATGTTGTAATGACACAGCGCAAGAATAACTTCTTCCTGGGTGGATCCAGTGGAGGTTATACCATCTGGTAACAGCAGCTCCTTCTTCATGCCTAAACCATGTCCCCATCCCAGATGATGCCCCAGTTCTTCCCCCATCCCATATGCCTCCCTCTTCAGGCTGCTTGGCCATGCCACAATACTGATATCACCTAACGGAATGTAATATTTTAGAGCCCTTGTGAAAGGTACAGTACTCCACTTCTGACCTAGAGATCAAATGATAAACACCATTGCCTGAAGAGGACAAGTTAAAATTTGTAATCCATTCCATCGTTCTTCATTGGGTCTAACCTCTTTGGTCATTTCAGATAGGACCTCTTTCAGGCGTCTGTATTT from Archocentrus centrarchus isolate MPI-CPG fArcCen1 chromosome 7, fArcCen1, whole genome shotgun sequence encodes:
- the dazap2 gene encoding DAZ-associated protein 2 translates to MNNKGSYPQQAVYPQQSTAPVYPPAMQMSPQAPPYTDTPPAYSEIYQPRYVLPPQVPGQVPQMSSPYPGAQVYMPMQPPMPVGPVGQNVPMAYYPMGAVYPPGSTVMVESGFDAGARFTAGSSVSIPPPPPGHPPNAAQLAAMQGANVVMTQRKNNFFLGGSSGGYTIW